actttactgattacttcatcatcaaagtaactttaaaagtaatttatcagttactttttacaaatttttctccctttgccgcctcaacacaagagtgacaacagaaaaatgattacgtagctgaataagcagctacgtgCTTTACGTAGTGCCATGCTGCCtatgttaaaatcaacaatattgaaggCATCTTATGTTTTCGAATTGGTTTTACAGAAAAGGAAATCCTGAATATTTTGGCTCATCTCCATCAAATGATGATCAATTAAAAGATGTATAATCTAATGCTTCGtcatagctcccagctaaggtaacgTGCGTAGCAGTTTACAGCTGCATTACCTCTACGTAATAATGACTTTTTTCCTTGTAGCAATAGTACAACTTTATTCTCGTAGTTCTTTTTTACTTAAGGCTGTATTGCCCATCCCTAATATGGGCTTACGAGAGGCTACAGACGACAGTGACACCCTCCTTTTATCTGTGAATTAAGTCCACGCTTTGGCCACTGTGGTCTGCTTTTTTGGCTTCGTGCCGCTTTCCTTGCTTGGAACCCCAGCGTCtgacattctcaactttcctcacctgtattttattcattttttactcGCCTTTAACCGTCGACGAGATATTGTGCTCGCCAACGCATTTACTTCATCGACTATGTCAACAACTTCGTCGGGACGGCGCTATTACATTGGGTCGTAGGGGATGACAACAAGATacgaataaatacaaaatggtCTCAGAGGATTACTTCTGAAACAGTAAATTTTTGGGGGGACCTATTATGGCAAATGAAGACATAAAATTTGGCCCATGTGTGATTATGGTCTTGGTCTTGCAGATGTCAGTCAAGTGCATCGTCCTGAACGCCAGGAGTCTCCTCGCATGGAGGAAGAGTTGCCATACATCAAGAAGGTGGGGGAAAAATTCGTCCACATtaaagaggagcaggaggagtaTTTCATTAGAGTGGTGAACCCCTACATTGAGGAGCAGCAGCAACCTCATTCcctcaaaaaggaggaggaggaggaggaccctCCATATGTTAAAGTGAAGGTGGTGGACATGCCCGAGTGGACTGATGAGCCCTTGAAGGGTGAAGATGGCGGTGAGAGTGAGGCCAGCAGAGGGAAGGAGCCTCAGAATGGCAGCAACAGCAGTTCAAAAGAACGATCCCAAGCAGACAACCTCATCGCTCAACCATCAGAGAGTGACGATTTCACATCACACTCCTTGTTCTGTGAGTATCACGTTACTCAGCTTGAGGGGAGTGCCGAGCTCTGTCTGAAGAAGCCAGAACTGTCATTTGGTGGCATTCGTTCAGTCCGTTCAGTCTTAATGCGAGTGTCCAATCCTTGTTGTTTTACGAAATATgactgaatcattttgacatcgGTACATCAGCGCGTGTTTAAGGTGCAACACTGGTGTAAACTTAAGAAATGGAAGCGCGTGTAATCGTCTGCAAAACAAGCATGATTGTGTGAAAGACGAacacatggcagaaaacactcaggtggcttgaGGTTCTGTTCAGAGACCCCCAATTAaaccatatttaaaaaatgtcaacatGCATGTCTAATACCTCATTGGAAAATTTAAAATACAGGATATATTTTTATGTGAGCAGCAGGGAATTTTTGACACCCTAAAGTATGTGAAATCGTGAGGTAAAAATcgagtttctcattttaaaaaacagtTTTGGACATCCGTACTTGTATATATTAAATAACAAACACTTCAAGTCACATTGTGCAAcagaaaatatattaaaattaaCAAAGTGGAGAGAATTGGGTAATTTTGGCGCAcggggagtttttttttttcttaacgctttaaggtctgggcttaTTTTGTCtgcttttgcatgcctttgaagttgcctttatatttcaaagaaagaattgtttacgatggcctgctttggtccctttttttgtgacaccttgaacttcatgtccaaactgttgtttccttcactgaccaattataaatcatcattttgggcccaaaaagaccaaaaattccaaaatcgttttgtcaaaatttttaatattgatgtccaattgacaaccaaacatgcgtaacggaccgttttgaaactttgtaatatttattcaacatgttaggatgaacattcaaccaaaaaaatttagaataaatagtcttatatttgacaattcaacataaacaacaggtatagccataggcgttttttgcctttatacatgctctagtcaaaacacgttatatacagcagaccgaacagtgaataaatatataccatctaacacaaaaagtgtttagaggccatctctttatgagtttaggtattgcggcccatcacctgatgaaaactatgtgcacacaatcaagcttcttgaacacacatttatatacacaaattgagaagactgattgtgtgtgtgtgtgtgtgtgtggggggggatatatatatatatatatatataacattggggggaaaaaagtattttcaaaaatatttacaataaacaagttaaaattgtttcaggcatgccactccgaaaagcagtttcgtcctggaattcgacacagggcgacatcacacagcccacacttccatggggtgtcggtcctctttccacccttccattttcatttcactttactttcattgtcactataaatgtacatgaaaaaaagtcagtatttatgaaaataataaagtataaaataaaaatatatacagcaatgaataataatggaaatctatatgtatgacaatagaaagaataccatagctgaatagttgctacatccctaatcttcatatagaaagatcaccacaattataaattcctgccttggatacacacagtgcacgtacgactttgatatgatatgcacattttattattatatacacaaacacacacttatattgcatcaaaattaactttgtcttgcaatatcaaaagaaactttcaaaagaaactttttcagcataaaaaaaaaaaaaaagtgagtttgcttacctctgctcgtcgatggcgtcacccacgtgttcaaatccgtcactatcttcactcgaggactcttccgaagaagacgatgatgacgaatttggaccatcctcttcctcaagttgatcaaaaagcacaattgcttgcgctaaatttagtttccgttcattctcaaagtcacacaaagtccttgttcgatccaaacggccgtcgctcgccacctcgctgcttcggaacactcctccctctcgttcggtggaacctcgcacggcagttatatttatttaaaaaacgcattttgtgcttccactgtgacttcgaaagggttcgtttgatttgtgtttttttcatggagcttccgttttgaaaaaggacaagaaatgatggaaatatagacataaacaaatgatccatgaagcgttttaaaaaatttttgagaggacaataaaactataaaacttaaatgacaatatcttacgttttagttggtcgattgacttcaaataataacgagagtaaaccgcaacttccgcactttaaaacgagaccaaccaacggcatgtgggtgacgtaattaaaacgtgagggcgcttcaaagactacgtgcgctgaggacgcgccggcgcgtccttcgactctcaagggttaatcagGGAAACAAAATCAACAACTACATCTTGAAGAGGAAGACTGACGTTATTCCAAACTGCCGCCCAACATAAATTTCTTGCAGTCTTTGTCGTTGTCTAGCCTATCTTCCAGCTATTGGGCATTTTGTACTCAGGAAGTATTCAAGGGTAAGGTTTACAAACGCTCCCATGTGTAAAACGAGGCGTAGAAATGTCTCGTCTGTACTGTTTGCCTTCATGGTTtacaaaacattgtgttatataAACATGTGCCGGGTACCGGTTTGAAGACATAAcgcggtatgaaaacgtcacggtttcaaaatcaCTAAgactttccgtcatacctttccTCTGGTATTAGCTATTCTTTGTTGCTGTtcttcccaaaaatgcagggagaaattccTCGCAGCTGCAGGTAGGGGTgtccatgggtgtccaaacctgtcctcaagggccgctgtgggtcctggtttttgttcctaccaatcaagcacagacagttcaaccaatgaagtttgtgctaaaacaaacagcacctgactgcaatcaactgattacacttgtgagacaccagattggtgaaaagatgttgtcttgttttgtaggaatgaaatccagaacCCACTGCGGCtcaatgtggaatagtttggacaccactggtgtaagtgacaaaaaaacagatgcagtgaattattctgaccggcaGGTGGCATCTACGCactgcaaatggtcaactgatttcccttaGTGGTGCATATAGGCaacacactgtgacttcacctttcaaACATGATTCTAAACAATTCTaaataagaaaatatatatttaaaatatgtaGCATTAATATAGTATGCTACTATATGTACAGTTGTGTAATTAATTATTGAACCCCCACAGTAGATGGTATTTTTGCAAATTTGACATTCATTTTCcatcttgtttataatcactagagctgggaatctttgggcacctaacgattcgattacgattacgattcagaggctccgattcgattataaaacgattattgatgcaccccactccttttatttttttatctttttattttattttttaaaatttgttttgtacattagttccaaaattgttcaaaaatcctctcaggctaaaccaaactactatttcagtatcaagttaacatatagcagtaaacaaatatacaaaaataacagtaaataaaaaactccagtccccattctatatcagcagctttaaactactttcaattaatttaatgttgtgaatcaaccgttaaagttgttaaaattgctcctgttattccataatttctcttttgtctactttcaacatgtgaaagttttaaaactattttaaagatagattcaagtcaatattttaccgatttaggagtattttagataaaaagttaattaggttcgcttggaaggttcgcaacaacagccttgcagggaggtgtactgctttaagatgccggccgttactaacgcccgcatctagttttttgtagatgtgctggtaacgataccgaagctataatgcatctagtcctatataaatgatatctaccgtaacataatgtggcttgtagcagcttttcggcagcagtcaggtacgttgttgttttttgtttgtttttttatctcgtggcatgagttgagctagagccgtgagttgagcattggcgttacccgaggggccgggtaatgagaagcatgatgtttagctactctcgctccgtccctaattgcgtaccgaagaccgcgcggcgcgctgagtgtgtcgtacttctgctttacttggcatatttcaataatcggaatttggatgtttgtgaatcgttctcgaatcttccacggccgaatcgcgaataatctaagaatcggaaattttgcacacctctaataatcacatcaaataatgacatgacaaaaGACACAAATAGagctgaaataacaaaaaatatttttgggaatacagtggtacctctacatacgaagttaatccgttccaggaccttgtttgtaagtcgaaatggtcgtatgtcgagcaggattttcccataggaatacattataattccattaattcgttccacagcccaaaaacctgcactaaatccttaaaaaatactgctggtgctattacaaatggcaattacacgtagcaaaacaaataaattataaatcaaaattggaataatgtaataaaaagaataataataattcctgtaatagtgtaacgaatcgggttctaataaggcggacgtttttttgtgtacctgaacgcaccgcggggctcacgtgccagagacagaccggtgagcttgagtttcactttcactttgaatgttctcttgagaacaccatcaattgcggcagacagcaggcgttttgtgttgaataagttgtaaaagaaatgatgaaaacgtggcgaagctggcgatttctttggagacaataagaattgtcagcttaatttataaagactggcgaacgatggtcggaggaggaccgtggagatgtattcttgagccatttcacggatgcccaccccacgctcatatttttctgtcatttgcatcttcatttcgaaggtaagcatcaactttttccttgtttcaccacctgcaccaaccttttctgaaacctgtgttgatttgtcacacaagaaaatccgccgtgcattcttctgcggtgctgccattgtcgttgtatttcgagcatgtcgtcggatgtagaaacaaatggcgagtcaaattttacgtcggatgtcgaaaagttcgtgtgtcgaagcgatcgtatgtagaggtaccactgtatctcaaTTTATGGCCTTTTTGTGATtacttcattgacaaaattatttaACCCCTTATGTATGTAGTACTTTAGTACTTAGTACAACATCCTTTAGACGTGAAGTCTCATCCTTTGACACAAGTTTCTTGCAGTGATCTACAGGtatctttgcccattcctcATGGGCAAAGGCCTCCAGTTCATTAACACTtttgggcttgcgtgctgcaacTGCCTTCTTCAGGTACCACCAgaggttttcaatgggattaagtACAGTGATTGCTATGGCCGCTCCAGAATCTTCGAGCACTTCTTTTGCAACCAAGATGTGGTAGATGTTGAGGTATGCataggatcattgtcctgttggaaggtccAACCTCACCCAAGCCTCAGGTTTGTCAATGACCGCATGACATTTGCATCCAAGATTGAACTTAATTCATAATACCTTGCACACGCTGAAGATTCCCTGTAGCTAaagaagcaaaacaaccccaatgcATGACTGGCCCCCCACTGTGCTTCACAGTAGAtagggtgttcttttctttataggcatcattctttctcctccacacaTATGTTGATCCAATGACCAAAACGTTTGTTTGGTCTCATCACTCCAGAGAACAGTATCCCAAATCCTTTGTGGTTTGTCCACTTGGTTTTTGGCATAATTCTTGTGCTTTGGAGTCATCGGGGGGTGCGCCTGGCAGTCCGTGCATGAAACCCATCATTTCGCTGTGTGCGTTTTATTGTCTGAGGTGAAACCTGAATACCTTACAATGACATGTCCTGTCatagtgttaggttttgtgtttgttttcccctagcgtgacttgtccctgtgattgcccatggatttcacctgttgtgccggcCCCTAGTGTGTCcgccaatctgcatcctcctgtgctcacttgttcctcgttgtctcattaccccttgtctgcgtgtgtgtgtgtgtgtgtgtgtatatatataagctctcattttcttttcactccttgttgcgtcattttcTATGTCAGTGTCAAAGTCGATGTctatccaagccctcgtgttccaagtaagtttttttgaaaaccagtcttttgttagtgacaATTTTGTTTGCCTCTGTGCTTTCTTGGGATCTCctcagcctttgttttgtactttgttttttgttggatttaattaaatcatttttgcaccattcatctgcctcgcctccctttgcctgcatttgggtccacctgcctgcccgagtATTCCTGACACGTAGTTCCTCAGTTATCACCTGGGTATTTTTCTCCACCTTTCACTTGAGGTATCGCACAGCAGTTGCAAACAGTAACACTCTTTCTACCACGCCCAGGTAGCGTTTGCACTGTGCCTTTAGCTTTAAACTTGCGGACTGTGCTCCCAATTGTATCCCTTGAAATTTTGAATCCTTTTGCTATCTTTATATATCAATATCCTTGCTTATGAAGTGAAATGACCTCCtctctgaactttttttttttaaccattccttgGGCTTTACCATGTTgtaaagatgtcattaactgcCAAGAAGAGCTATGTGTCAAAGTCCTTTTAAATCTGATTAATTGCTGCTCATTAGGGTTCCGTTCACATCTACAGATGTTTTCATCAGCTGTTTGACTGAAGGAAACCTTTGTGGTGGACTTAGGggagttgaataattttgtcagtgaggtaatcacagaaaggccaaTAATTGGAATATTAcccaaactttttttgttatttcagctGTATTTGTCTAGTTGACATtcaggttgggaatctctggcatgaagccgattcgatatgtatctagatacacaggttacgattcgattaaaaaaacgatacatttttaaggcccagcgattcgatacgattcgatacagtttaagaacgatatggTTCGATACAgattgaaaacgatacgatagttaacatttgttgtgtgtgttcgtacagtattttaaacatatgaaaaagaccacattcctaatagcaaaattaaataacaaaatttcataccaatgttatgttttattttttatggaaaaaaaaataaagtaaaataaggcttactatatgaccgtcattttgttggatgggattgatagtaaaactccagtgacggacaacaataaagtgcagtaattcaattactgtatttcctggtgtgttGAACAAAAgaggtaatttaagtgcaaactttcaacgtaaacgtcttaaaacaaaaaatattaattatatgcagcagctttagaaaaaaattaaacctgctagcgtTATCAtaaacaaacagtaaattatgctttaccactggtataattgggggaataaacacatggcattttagacagacaggtcaataatcattactttaaccttatacacagcaaagtcattcacttatgcctgtgtgtctacatttttttattcctcatcactgtccatatctattttgaagggcagatttttcttgtggaagatcaactaatccacatgttcatgtttaagtagactgcgtttcgtggaaacaaaatctccagagggtcgCGCTGCCCGTTCCactattgtagtgggttatttttcaggattaaaaactcacgatctctgtaccgctctacacttcacacaagctctgtcccgCGATCGGGCCTCCTCCCACGTGAAGTGCAATCGAAGTCTAGCGACACCTGCGCTCAACGTTGAGGTCCGGGGCCAAACTTTAGAGTCAAGGGTCAAAGGTCGAGCGCGATGCGGCCTCTGTCTTCAAATCGCGAAACGTTGACTGATTTGTATCAATTCTGCCCTACAATTAAATACGCCCTCTCTGATTGGTCATCAGTCCAGACTGTGGGGTGGAACCCCAACCCTGCTCTGATTGGCCAGTACTCCTTCCGGTTTGCAATCTGTGTGTGACCAACCCACTCCAATTGAACATCCCCTCCAGGGTGGCAGCTGtgagttttttgtaaaacagTTTATGAATGAGTTTAAAGTGTATTTAAACAATGAGCACTAATTCCGGTTGCTTACTGCACTTTAGGCCCACATAGtctagtcaaatcattttctccatcatGTTTTGCCCGTTAAAGACTatttaacagatgaatgtgagattattccacttacttacttcagtaaatattgccatttgttcttattaagcacatacatctaaaagttgttcattttttacctaaataaaaaaaattgctttcaaataatgttttgaaccatatttattctggaattaagaatatttatgacatttcaaagctttttaaagattacatataggaatttattttaatttttaattttgtttgttaTATAAAATACGTATTCACAGATGAGCTGattcattcatattttaggTCAATTTGTGTGTGTTGTCTTTTCTGTGGTAGTAGCAGGCGGTTGAATACGGCTGTTTGAatgttagaatagaataggctTTGTCATTCAAATAgtacaatgacattaaaaatAGCAACACCCTATCAGTGCATCACACAATAAATTAATgtcaatacataaataaataatatacactactactacctaaaaataaatttaaactaaGCAGTGTACGAAGgatgatgttgaaataaataagatAGCTGACTCCTGAACTACGCCAATAGCAAACTGCAATATGCAAGTGTTAATCAGATATACAAATGTTAAGAAACTAGTATTCCATTAGAAGTAAGTCACTaggttttaaattttcattcacGAGGTCATTCTGcccaacaggtaacaagttacCTCTGGGTGGTCTTGGCATCTTTCCATTCCGCAGGGTGGTTGAGCATCTGTTCAGAGGCTGCGGGAGGGCGGGACCAAAGTTTGACGTTGTTTCCCTCAAGTGACGTCGTAGTCCGAAGCGCAGCATTATAGATTTCATCATTACTGCGTTTTAGCTGTTGTGTTGTCTTGGCCTATTTTTTCTCCACTTTCAATTAAGGGCATTAGGACTTTTCCCAATCTCTATGctttaaatgtatttgttataacactcaaattccagtttttttcttgtatttcaATAAAGGAGCTATAGTACACAGTAAAAGTTAAGCAGCCTGTATTGAGTCTTAAATAAGTTTAATGATAAGCAAGTGTTTTGCAGATATTGAAGTGTTGAGAAATAAGGACTaggtttttaattttctgtCTGCACTCATTGGGAAAGtgcacaatatacaggactataTGCTATGCCGAACATActgcatatttgtgtgtgtaaaaagTAGCTGAGACATGAAGTACATatcaatgtgttttattttacaagGTCATTGACCGCCTCCTTAAAATTTACAAAGTTTTCAAAAGACCTGCCAGAAAGTCCTTTGGACGTGGACGCCTTGACCGtgtagtttttgtttgtttttttttttttttggaatattttttttgacccTGTGCGGATTGGCCACAAAGCGCCCAGGCGCGTAGTATTTTACATTGCCAGTCTTCATCATCACCTTGTGGTGGTGGTGCTTGTTGTTGTGCTGCTGCTACTGCCGCTGGTGATGATGGTGTATTTGCTACAGCAGGTCATGTTGATAATGCTGCTAATGCTGATGCACAAGCTGACGTGAGGGGCGTAGCTGGTGCAACTTTGCCTTTAGCTCGCTacagaacaaaaaataaatatcacgGGTAAGCCCtgaaatgcattaaaacactggcaaaggaaattatgttattttttaatcGACCTACTAACCTCCTCCTCCTTTGTGAGGATGTACAATCGAAATCTCTTAACGTGACATTGATGTCCTACTCCGTCATCAGTAGCCACTGACGCACAAAGCAGAAGGCTTCCTGGGCCATCTTCCATTCTTCTGCGCTTTCGGC
This sequence is a window from Corythoichthys intestinalis isolate RoL2023-P3 chromosome 13, ASM3026506v1, whole genome shotgun sequence. Protein-coding genes within it:
- the LOC130928557 gene encoding uncharacterized protein LOC130928557 isoform X3; amino-acid sequence: MRHDVEDVSGWSSRPIALEKWCFEDNPLSPTTQCNRLKDVSQVHRPERQESPRMEEELPYIKKVGEKFVHIKEEQEEYFIRVVNPYIEEQQQPHSLKKEEEEEDPPYVKVKVVDMPEWTDEPLKGEDGGESEASRGKEPQNGSNSSSKERSQADNLIAQPSESDDFTSHSLFCEYHVTQLEGSAELCLKKPELSFGGIRSVRSVLMRVSNPCCFTKYD
- the LOC130928557 gene encoding uncharacterized protein LOC130928557 isoform X4 translates to MRHDVEDVSGWSSRPIALEKWCFEDNPLSPTTQCNRLKDVSQVHRPERQESPRMEEELPYIKKVGEKFVHIKEEQEEYFIRVVNPYIEEQQQPHSLKKEEEEEDPPYVKVKVVDMPEWTDEPLKGEDGGESEASRGKEPQNGSNSSSKERSQADNLIAQPSESDDFTSHSLFFQTVGWNPNPALIGQYSFRFAICV